GCGCGTGGCGCGCAGCATGCCCAGGAAGGCATGGATCATGTTGAAGCTGCCGTTCAGGTTCACGTCCAGCACGCGGCGCCAGTTCTCGGCCGCGCGCGGGCTGTCCAGGCCTTCGCGGATCAGGATGCCGGCGTTGTTGACCAGCACGTCGATCGGCCCGGCATGCCGCTGCACGTCGGCGGCGGCGGCCGCGCAGGCTTCGGCGTCGGTCACGTCCAGCGCCAGGCTCCAGGCCTGTCCGCCCGCGGCGATGATGGCGTCGGCGGTGTCGCGCGCGCTGTCCGCGCGCAGGTCCGCCGCCATCACGCGCGCGCCGGCGGCGGCCAGCCCCAGCGCCAGGGCGCGGCCGTTGCCCTGCCCGGCGCCGGTCACCAGCGCCAGCTTGCCTTGCAGCAGTCCTTCCTTGTCCATGTGCTTCTCCGTCGCGTTCAGCGGATGCGGGGCGCGCGCGTCGCGCGCCTGGCGGCCCGGCTCATGCCTGGGCCTCGGCTTGCGCGGCGCGCGCGGTCTTGCGGTTCGCCAGCTGGCCGGCGATGCTGCGGCCGGCGATATAGCCGAAGGTCAGCGCCGGGCCCAGCGTGATGCCCGCGCCGGGATAGTTGCCGCCCATGATGCTGCAGGCGTCGTTGCCCACCGCGTACAGGCCGTCGATGGCCGCGCCGCCGGCATCGGTCACGCGCCCCTCGGCGTCGACCTTCAGGCCGGCGAAGGTGCCGATGTCGCCGATCATGACCTTGATCGCGTAGTACGGTCCCTGTTCGATGGGCGCCACGCAGGGATTGGGGCCGTGCAGCGCATCGCCCTGGTAACGGTTGTAGGCCTTGCTGCCCTTGCCGTGGAGCGGATCGCGGCCCAGCCGCGCTTCGGCGTTGAAGGCTTCCACCGTCTGGCGCAGGCTGCCGGCATCGATGCCGGCGCGTTGCGCCAGCTCGGCGACGCTGGAGCCGCGCAGCAGGTAGCCGGTCCGCAGATAGCGCTTGATCGGCATCGGGAACGGCGCGGCGCTGCCCAGGCCGTACTTGCGCAGCGTCTTGTGGTCGCAGACCAGCCAGGCGCAGATCTCGCCGCCGTCCTGGCAGGCGCGCACCATGTCCTGCACGAAGTCGTGATACGACGCGCCCTCGTTGGTGAAGCGGCGGCCGTTGCGCGTGACGGCGATGACGCCGGGCTTGGCGCGGTCGATGAAGTGCGGCATGTAGCCGGGACTGCCGTCCTTGCGCGTGACCACCGACACCGGCACCCAGGCCGCGGCGTTGGGCAGGCTGGTGTTCACGCTGCCGCCCGCGCTCTCGGCCAGGCGCAGGCCGTCGCCGGTATTGCCCGAGGGCGACGGCGAATAATGCTCGACGCCGGTGGGCGCGTGGGCGTAGAGCTGCTTGCGCCGCTCGATATCGTAAGGAAAGCCGCCCGCCGCCAGCACCACGGCGCGCGCGGCGCGCACGCGCACCGATGCGCCATCGCGCTGCACCACAGCGCCTTTCACCACGCCGTCCTCGATGATCAGCGACTTGGCCGGCGCGTTCAGCCACAGCGGTATGCCCAGCTTGAAGGCGCTGGCCGCCAGCCGGCCCGCCAGCGCATTGCCGTTGGTCAGCGTCATGCCCCGGCCATGCTTGAGCACGTCCAGGAAATGGCGCGACAGGCGCTTGGCCACGTACCAGGCCGAGGCCAGCGAACGCGTGGCGCGCATGAAGTGCACGATTTCCTTGCCCGAGCCCAGCATCATGCCGAACACGGTCAGCTCGGGCAGCGCGGGCGCCAGGTCCTTGACGTGCGCGCCCAGCTTGCGGCCGTCGTAGGGGCGCGCCACCATCGAGCGTCCGCCCTGCTTTCCGCCGGCGGCTTCCGCGTGATAGTCGGGGAACACCAGCGGCATGTCGAACTGCACTTCGGTATTGGCGGTGAAGAAGTCCACCGCTTCCGGGCCGTGCGCCAGGAAGGCGTCGACGCGCTCGCCGTTGTAGCTGTCGCCGGCCTCGTGGCGCAGGTAGGCGCGGGCCTCGTCGAGCGTTTCATGGATGCCCTGCACGCGCGCCAGCGCGGTGCCGGGTATCCAGAGCCAGCCGCCGGAGCGGGCCGTGGAGCCGCCAAAGCGCGGCTCCTTTTCGATGATCAGGACCTTCAATCCGGCGCTGGCCGCGGTGATGGCCGCGGCCATTCCGGACGCGCCCGATCCCACGACCAGCACGTCGCAGTCGTATTGCCGAGTATCTTCCACGTTGTCTCCATACCCACTTATCGCCCCGCCGGGGCTGGCCCGCATCCGCTCGAAACGGACGGGCCTTGTTATGGTTGCGACTGTAGACAGACGGTTCGATAATGTCAATACTGTTCGCTATTAGCGAAACTACCAACATAGACAACTGAGTTCGACAAAGCAAAATGGTAGCCCACACCTCTTCCGGCAAACGCCAGGCGCCCGCGGGCGCGCAGGCCGCCGCGCCCCGGCGCCGCGGCATCCAGTCCATCGAAGTCGGCGGCAAGCTGCTGCTGGCCTTGCTGGAACACTCCTCTCCCTTGCCGCTGGGCGCGCTGGCCAAGGCCGCCGGCATGTCCGGCGCCAACGCCCACGCCTACCTGGTCAGCTATGGCACGCTGGGCCTGGTGCGCCAGGATCCCGCCTCCGGCCACTACGAACTGGGGCCGCTGGCCTTGCAGCTGGGCCTGGCGGCGCTGCACCGGCTCGACCCCATCAAGATCGCCGTGCCCATGACGCGCGAGCTGGCCGAGCGCACCGGGCAGACCATCGCCATCGCGGTGCTGGGCAACCTGGGGCCGGTCATCGTGCACCTGCACGAATCCAACTACCCGATCCACGTGAACATGCGCACCGGCACGGTCATGTCGCTGACCAACACCGCCACCGGCAAGGTGTTCGCGGCGCTGCTGC
The Achromobacter sp. AONIH1 DNA segment above includes these coding regions:
- a CDS encoding FAD-dependent oxidoreductase, translated to MAAAITAASAGLKVLIIEKEPRFGGSTARSGGWLWIPGTALARVQGIHETLDEARAYLRHEAGDSYNGERVDAFLAHGPEAVDFFTANTEVQFDMPLVFPDYHAEAAGGKQGGRSMVARPYDGRKLGAHVKDLAPALPELTVFGMMLGSGKEIVHFMRATRSLASAWYVAKRLSRHFLDVLKHGRGMTLTNGNALAGRLAASAFKLGIPLWLNAPAKSLIIEDGVVKGAVVQRDGASVRVRAARAVVLAAGGFPYDIERRKQLYAHAPTGVEHYSPSPSGNTGDGLRLAESAGGSVNTSLPNAAAWVPVSVVTRKDGSPGYMPHFIDRAKPGVIAVTRNGRRFTNEGASYHDFVQDMVRACQDGGEICAWLVCDHKTLRKYGLGSAAPFPMPIKRYLRTGYLLRGSSVAELAQRAGIDAGSLRQTVEAFNAEARLGRDPLHGKGSKAYNRYQGDALHGPNPCVAPIEQGPYYAIKVMIGDIGTFAGLKVDAEGRVTDAGGAAIDGLYAVGNDACSIMGGNYPGAGITLGPALTFGYIAGRSIAGQLANRKTARAAQAEAQA
- a CDS encoding IclR family transcriptional regulator, yielding MVAHTSSGKRQAPAGAQAAAPRRRGIQSIEVGGKLLLALLEHSSPLPLGALAKAAGMSGANAHAYLVSYGTLGLVRQDPASGHYELGPLALQLGLAALHRLDPIKIAVPMTRELAERTGQTIAIAVLGNLGPVIVHLHESNYPIHVNMRTGTVMSLTNTATGKVFAALLPPKKIESLLHEDFLRLGAVPTLSHTEKFEQSLREVRQRGVARAVGDPIPGINGLSAPVFDSNGNVVLVITAIGAAGVFDARWNSPLVADIKRCADAVSAELGWQNVDARATRQS
- a CDS encoding SDR family NAD(P)-dependent oxidoreductase, which gives rise to MDKEGLLQGKLALVTGAGQGNGRALALGLAAAGARVMAADLRADSARDTADAIIAAGGQAWSLALDVTDAEACAAAAADVQRHAGPIDVLVNNAGILIREGLDSPRAAENWRRVLDVNLNGSFNMIHAFLGMLRATRGVIINVGSIASFAGVGAALGYSPSKGGVKMLTQSLARDLAADGIRVNAIAPGVIETPMTASTREDPAKLASFMQRIPLGRVGQPDDLVGPVVFLASSMARYVTGVSLPVDGGFLAV